A window of the Bacteriovorax sp. PP10 genome harbors these coding sequences:
- a CDS encoding ATPase, T2SS/T4P/T4SS family has product MAGHIISIIGGKGGLGKSQVAANLAFAYAIEGKVKTLLLDFDQKASGDQDFITGMKGKKNIKELAEFKGAIDPNSIQQFVNMNQNVYYIGMPNDQTASDGIEVEALGRTLKAVTNIYPITIIDAGNELTPLAIKALEFSTLIFVIVTPDILALNQTKRLYSDLVTMMFPKDMIQFVINQAQQGHPVTNDVIAKTLGKPAFSVIPRDDQTCTLALNQKKPVMLVARNSAFAKGVVDTVRRLNEKSILRALEKLNKPSDVGQKKVEGGAGGVAGAEGGGPVKGGKSPWTELKSRIHRALVEEMDLKKSDDNDPKAVIILKEQTKKIVVELLGKEDTKSILATREDMNQIVKEILDEALGLGPLEDLLRDKTISEVMVVGPYKIYYEQSGKIKLSEVTFTNDRQVLNVIERIVAPIGRRIDEKTPYVDARLKDGSRVHAIIPPSSIDGCTITIRKFPDKRLTYKDLVKYGSMTESMADFLRIAVEAHRNIIVSGGTGSGKTTLINVLGGFIQSNERIITCEDSAELNFPQEHIVRLETRPPSLEGDGAIDIRCLVKQTLRMRPDRIVVGECRGGETLDMLQAMGTGHDGSMTTVHSNNPRECIGRLETLVQYAGTSISARAIKEMIASAVHMIIQQSRLDDGSRRVMYITEIGGLQGDTVILQDIFLFVQKEIDKGGKILGEFQATGFIPKFIEVLERKGYNVPRGIFSNRPPGAPTPAPASSAPAAAAPAAPRPASPGGSAPAGGVKPPVKK; this is encoded by the coding sequence GTGGCCGGACATATAATTTCAATCATTGGTGGTAAAGGAGGACTTGGTAAGTCGCAGGTAGCGGCTAACTTAGCCTTTGCTTATGCGATTGAAGGAAAAGTCAAAACGCTACTTTTAGATTTCGACCAGAAGGCCAGTGGTGATCAGGATTTTATCACCGGGATGAAAGGGAAGAAAAATATAAAAGAGCTTGCTGAATTTAAAGGGGCGATTGACCCGAATTCAATTCAGCAGTTCGTTAACATGAACCAAAACGTTTATTATATCGGGATGCCTAATGATCAGACGGCATCCGATGGAATCGAAGTTGAAGCTTTAGGAAGAACTCTTAAAGCGGTGACAAATATTTACCCCATCACCATTATTGATGCCGGTAACGAATTAACTCCACTGGCAATTAAGGCATTGGAATTTTCGACTTTAATTTTTGTCATTGTAACTCCAGACATTCTTGCTTTAAATCAGACGAAGAGACTTTACTCTGATCTTGTCACGATGATGTTTCCAAAAGACATGATCCAATTTGTAATCAATCAGGCCCAACAAGGCCACCCGGTTACCAATGACGTTATTGCAAAAACTCTGGGGAAACCAGCTTTTAGTGTGATCCCTCGTGATGATCAGACTTGTACACTTGCTCTTAACCAGAAAAAGCCGGTTATGCTTGTGGCGAGAAATTCGGCATTTGCTAAAGGTGTTGTCGACACAGTTAGACGCCTGAATGAAAAAAGTATTTTAAGAGCGCTTGAAAAACTTAATAAGCCAAGTGATGTCGGACAAAAGAAAGTTGAGGGCGGAGCGGGCGGTGTGGCTGGAGCTGAAGGCGGAGGACCTGTTAAAGGTGGGAAGAGCCCATGGACAGAACTTAAGTCGCGTATCCACAGAGCACTTGTTGAAGAAATGGATTTGAAAAAATCTGACGACAACGATCCTAAGGCCGTCATTATCTTAAAAGAGCAGACGAAAAAAATCGTCGTAGAACTTCTGGGTAAAGAAGATACAAAAAGTATCTTAGCAACTCGTGAAGATATGAATCAAATCGTAAAAGAAATCCTTGATGAAGCTTTAGGGCTTGGGCCACTAGAAGATTTGTTAAGAGACAAAACGATTTCCGAGGTTATGGTCGTAGGGCCTTATAAAATTTATTATGAACAAAGTGGTAAAATTAAACTTTCAGAAGTGACTTTTACCAATGACCGTCAGGTTTTAAACGTTATTGAACGTATCGTTGCACCTATTGGTCGTCGTATCGATGAAAAAACACCTTATGTTGATGCCCGCTTAAAAGATGGGTCTCGTGTGCACGCGATTATTCCTCCATCATCAATTGATGGATGTACGATTACTATTCGTAAATTCCCTGACAAACGTCTGACATACAAAGATCTTGTTAAGTATGGATCGATGACTGAAAGTATGGCCGACTTCCTTCGTATTGCCGTTGAAGCTCACCGAAATATTATTGTTTCTGGTGGTACTGGTTCCGGGAAGACGACACTGATCAATGTGCTTGGTGGATTCATCCAATCAAACGAACGTATCATCACATGTGAAGACTCGGCGGAATTGAACTTCCCTCAAGAACACATTGTAAGACTTGAAACACGTCCACCATCTCTTGAAGGTGATGGAGCAATTGATATTAGATGTCTTGTTAAGCAAACACTACGTATGCGTCCTGATAGAATTGTCGTCGGTGAGTGTCGTGGTGGTGAAACTCTGGATATGTTACAAGCGATGGGAACTGGACATGATGGTTCAATGACTACTGTCCACTCTAACAATCCACGCGAGTGTATTGGTCGTCTTGAAACTTTAGTTCAGTATGCAGGAACATCAATTTCAGCTCGCGCGATTAAAGAAATGATTGCGAGTGCAGTACACATGATTATTCAGCAGTCTCGTCTTGATGATGGGTCGAGAAGAGTTATGTACATTACAGAAATCGGTGGTCTTCAAGGAGACACGGTTATCCTTCAGGATATTTTCTTATTCGTACAAAAAGAAATTGATAAAGGCGGAAAGATTTTAGGTGAGTTCCAGGCAACTGGTTTCATTCCAAAGTTTATCGAAGTGCTTGAGAGAAAAGGTTACAACGTTCCTCGCGGAATTTTTAGCAATAGACCTCCTGGAGCACCAACTCCTGCACCAGCAAGTTCTGCTCCGGCAGCAGCAGCGCCAGCAGCACCAAGACCAGCATCACCAGGTGGAAGTGCGCCTGCAGGTGGAGTAAAACCACCAGTGAAGAAGTAG